A window from Solanum stenotomum isolate F172 chromosome 5, ASM1918654v1, whole genome shotgun sequence encodes these proteins:
- the LOC125863746 gene encoding uncharacterized protein LOC125863746 produces the protein MDNAISNVNGKIWLFWINDIACKVLETDDQQITCEINHTEAPETYIKTFVYAKCKDYLRRPLWYRLLHYADNRNATPWYTVGDFNVITDTDEKLGGIPYNMRKSIEFIGVIEACGLMDLGFNGPKFTWSNQRGINFRIWKRLDRAMVNDRWLQIMPHTNITHLPSVGSDHCPLLMEMTVRPENHIKYFRFLNCWADQPAFAETFGDIYAKVRDFEERVRLAEEDLIHNNTEEQRTKLHGINAEYIKFMKLEYSILKQKTQLQWFKEGDGNSNYFHALIRGRRRRLFIHKILKDNDEWVQGDDHIAQAACEHFQNIFTGEEKRIDEIPMECIPRIITQEQNDRMKELPTLDELKEVVQSLNPNSAAGPDRMNGCFFQKCWSIINKDLLAVIHSFFSGHLLPKYFSHTCLVLLPKVSNPNKLSEFRPISLSNVTNKIISKLLCLRLAPILPSLISPNQSGFVKGRSISENIMLAQEIIHQIKKPTIGSNVVIKLDMAKAYDRVSWSYTCLILRKMGFDEVFIDMVWRIMANNWYSIIINGKRHGFFHSTRGLKQGDPLSPALFILGAEVLSRSLNRLHHNPHYHGFHIERRGPQINHLSFADDIIIFTSGRKHSLKLIIHTLATYERVSDQLINKAKSHFMLHSSAFRTTCDRIEKYTATSTPSTVMKQIQGIMADFFWGWRNDKKKYHWSSWKNVSFPYDEGGIGVRLMNDVCQVFQFKQWWTFRSNQTLWGEFLRAKYCQRSHPISKKWDTGESQAWRLMMKNKHTVESNIQWKIRSGSCSFWWDNWLGVGPLAHYTSNSNKFNNDSVSKFIEDGHWNIPKVLRVAPPSQVHHILSMQLQLQQELPDQAVWKLNTTGLFSVSSAWNSIREKREKTKINNREFEETIRKSEEELMTNNTEALRQELHQMNATYIRYLKLEESILKQKTEL, from the exons ATGGATAATGCTATTAGTAATGTCAATGGTAaaatttggttattttggataAATGATATAGCTTGCAAGGTTCTGGAAACTGATGACCAACAGATTACTTGTGAAATCAACCACACTGAAGCTCCTGAAACTTACATCAAGACCTTTGTGTATGCCAAATGCAAAGATTATCTCAGAAGGCCCCTTTGGTACAGGTTACTTCATTATGCAGATAATAGAAATGCCACCCCTTGGTACACTGTTGGAGATTTCAATGTTATAACAGATACTGATGAAAAGCTGGGAGGCATTCCTTACAATATGAGAAAAAGTATTGAATTCATTGGAGTCATTGAAGCTTGTGGACTCATGGACTTGGGGTTTAATGGGCCTAAATTCACTTGGTCTAATCAAAGGGGGATAAATTTCAGAATTTGGAAAAGGTTGGACAGAGCTATGGTTAATGATAGGTGGTTGCAAATCATGCCTCACACTAACATTACCCACCTACCCTCTGTGGGGTCTGACCACTGCCCACTCCTGATGGAAATGACGGTTAGACCAGAGAATCacattaaatattttagatTTCTTAATTGCTGGGCTGATCAACCTGCATTTGCAGAGACA TTTGGGGACATTTATGCAAAGGTCAGAGATTTTGAGGAAAGAGTCAGGCTGGCAGAAGAGGACCTTATTCACAACAATACTGAAGAACAGAGAACAAAACTTCATGGTATTAATgctgaatatatcaaattcatGAAGTTGGAATATTCTATTCTTAAACAAAAGACTCAGCTACAGTGGTTTAAAGAGGGTGATGGTAACTCTAATTACTTTCATGCTTTGATtagaggaagaaggagaaggttGTTTATCCACAAAATCCTCAAGGACAATGATGAATGGGTACAGGGTGATGATCACATTGCACAGGCTGCCTGTGAGCATTTCCAGAACATCTTTACAGGAGAGGAGAAGCGTATTGATGAAATCCCCATGGAGTGCATTCCCAGAATTATTACGCAGGAGCAAAATgataggatgaaggagttaccAACTTTGGATGAGCTGAAAGAGGTGGTCCAATCCTTGAATCCCAATTCAGCTGCTGGACCTGATAGAATGAATGGGTGCTTTTTTCAGAAGTGCTGGAGTATTATAAACAAGGACCTGCTGGCAGTCATTCACTCCTTTTTCAGTGGCCACCTGCTTCCTAAGTATTTTTCACATACTTGCCTAGTCTTGCTCCCTAAAGTGAGTAATCCTAATAAATTATCGGAGTTTCGACCAATTAGCTTGAGTAATGTCACAAACAAAATTATTTCTAAGCTATTGTGCCTCAGATTGGCTCCCATCTTGCCTAGTCTGATTTCTCCTAATCAGTCAGGTTTTGTTAAGGGAAGGAGTATTTCAGAGAACATTATGTTAGCTCAAGAAATTATTCACCAAATCAAAAAACCTACCATTGGAAGCAATGTAGTGATCAAACTTGATATGGCAAAAGCCTACGACAGGGTGTCTTGGTCTTATACCTGTCTAATCCTTCGAAAGATGGGGTTTGACGAAGTCTTCATAGACATGGTGTGGAGAATTATGGCAAACAATTGGTATTCTATCATTATTAATGGCAAGAGGCATGGTTTTTTCCACTCCACTAGAGGCCTAAAGCAGGGTGATCCCCTATCCCCTGccctatttattttaggtgCTGAGGTGCTGTCGAGATCCTTGAACAGATTGCATCATAATCCTCATTACCATGGCTTCCATATAGAGAGGAGGGGGCCCCAGATTAATCACCTGAGCTTCGCTGATGACATTATTATTTTCACGTCTGGGAGGAAGCACTCTCTTAAGCTCATTATTCATACATTGGCTACTTATGAGAGGGTATCTGACCAGCTTATTAACAAAGCAAAAAGCCACTTCATGCTGCACTCTAGTGCCTTCAGAACCACCTGCGACAGGATAGAAAAATATACAG CTACCTCCACACCCTCCACTGTTATGAAGCAAATTCAAGGTATTATGGCTGATTTTTTCTGGGGATGGAGGAATGACAAGAAAAAATACCATTGGTCCTCTTGGAAAAACGTAAGTTTCCCTTATGATGAAGGAGGAATTGGAGTTCGACTTATGAATGATGTGTGTCAAGTATTCCAATTCAAGCAATGGTGGACATTTAGATCCAACCAAACACTTTGGGGGGAATTTTTAAGGGCAAAGTATTGTCAAAGATCCCATCCTATAAGTAAAAAATGGGACACAGGAGAATCCCAAGCTTGGAGATTGATGATGAAGAATAAACATACTGTGGAGAGCAATATTCAATGGAAAATCAGAAGTGGATCCTGTTCCTTTTGGTGGGATAACTGGTTAGGAGTGGGGCCATTAGCGCATTATACCTCGAACAGCAACAAGTTTAACAATGATTCAGTTTCGAAATTTATTGAAGATGGACATTGGAACATACCTAAGGTGCTACGGGTAGCTCCTCCGAGCCAGGTACACCATATTTTATCCATGCAGCTACAGCTCCAGCAGGAACTGCCTGATCAGGCAGTGTGGAAGCTCAACACCACTGGCCTATTTTCTGTCTCGTCTGCATGGAACAGTAttagagaaaaaagagaaaaaaccaAGATCAACAATAGGGAGTTTGAGGAAACAATTAGGAAATCTGAGGAGGAACTTATGACAAACAACACTGAAGCTCTTCGACAAGAATTACATCAGATGAATGCGACTTACATTAGGTATTTGAAATTGGAAGAATCTATCCTTAAACAAAAGACAGAACTATAA